In Solenopsis invicta isolate M01_SB chromosome 13, UNIL_Sinv_3.0, whole genome shotgun sequence, one DNA window encodes the following:
- the LOC120359393 gene encoding uncharacterized protein LOC120359393 — protein sequence MANYYVPIQTEACEKSTLPHTSMNYYIPIQTEACEKSTPPRYTSHILGRRFALTPTSYKWLDIGINAGSISYVELVLGDNRGNQIALPYKTWRSLIEKRMDIEGLMQSKTAPLLIHELIVQQIKLHEEHIIKLILHNTYICMKPATVSFMFELEHCIEHVYFALCQNMNNVTDKYKYFVTYLRQNCITNKNDAVNILRKIYDKSSHIECELIAYASDNIAYDSLNDK from the exons ATGGCGAACTACTACGTTCCAATCCAAACCGAAGCATGcgagaaatc aacattgccACACACATCAATGAACTACTATATTCCGATCCAGACCGAAGCATGtgagaaatc AACGCCACCACGATACACATCACACATTTTGGGGAGAAGGTTTGCACTAACTCCTACATCTTATAAATGGTTGGATATCGGAATCAACGCAGGATCTATATCCTACGTGGAATTGGTGCTGGGTGACAACCGCGGAAATCAAATTGCTCtgccttataaaacgtggagatcGTTGATTGAGAAACGTATGGACATCGAGGGACTTATGCAGTCAAAAACGGCTCCATTATTGATTCACGAACTGATTGTGCAGCAGATTAAACTGCATgaagaacatattataaaattaatattacacaatacttatatttgcatgaagcctgcaactgtatcatttatgtttgaacttgagcattgtattgaacatgtatatttcgcactgtgtcagaatatgaataatgttactgacaaatataaatattttgtaacttactTGCGTCAGAATTGCATCACTAATAAAAACGatgcagtaaatattttgcgaaaaatttatgataaaagttcacatattgaatgtgaattaatagcttatgcttcagataatattgcatacgattcgctaaatgacaaataa